CCATCGGCCCAGGCATGAAGCTGCGTCTGAGGGTCCTTCTGGCCCAGGGCCTGGTGCTTCAGCCTATAGCGGACCTGGTTCTCCTTCAAGAAGGCCTCACTGAGCTGGTCACCTTGTTTGGTGGTGAACACAGCAGATAAGCTCTGCAGAAGGAAACTGGTCCTATTGGCCTCATAGAGGGACCTTAGATCCCCGGCTAGGGATAGCAATTCCCCCTGGTCCCTGGATGGTTCTGGGGTCTTGAGCAGGTCCTGAGCTGCTTAGCTGTGGAGCCCCCGGCCCCTCCATCCAGAGCCCCCAGCGAGGTGACCAGGAGCAGGAGGGAGAAGAAAGTATTCAGGGGGGTGGATTTGGAGCCTAAAGAGCGCAGGGCCTCGTAGAGACGCAGGGCCTCGTAGAGACGCAGGGCCTCGTAGAGACGCAGGGCCTCGTAGAGACGCAGGGCCTCGTAGAGACGCAGGGCCTGGTAGAGACGCAGGGCCTGGTAGAGACGCAGAGCCTCGTAGAGACGCAGGGCCTGGTAGAGACGCAGGGCCTGGTAGAGACGCAGGGCCTGGTAGAGATGCAGGGCCTGGTAGAGACGCAGGGCCTGGTAGAGACGCAGGGCCTGGTAGAGACGCAGGGCCTGGTAGAGACACAGGGCCTGGTAGAGACGCAGGGCCTGGTAGAGACGCAGGGCCTGGTAGAGACGCAGGGCCTGGTAGAGACGCAGGGCCTCGTAGAGACGCAGGGCCTCGTAGAGACGCAGAGCCCAGGTGGAGGTGGGGTCTCccccagggggaggaggggggctgCTGGGGGAAGTGGGGACCAGAGGAAGTGGAGACCCCTAGCACCAGCAGGGCCCAAACAGAGAcgaggagagaaagggacagtGTACGCGGCATGGCAGATCTGGGAGGAGAGGGAATACAGAAGTGGATTAGCTGATAGTATTGTAGGCTGTTCATCATTTTATACTGCAACACGCAGGTCACTGAACCTCATTACAACAACATTAAGGCTACAACAATGAAAAAAAGCGAACAACATTGCTTTATATAGGCtagttgctttaaaaaaaaatagaaattCATTGGAATTTCGACTCGGGTTTTAATCAAACTCCTATGAAATCAAACCCCTATGAAAATCAAACCCCTATGAAATCAAACCCCTATGAAATCAACCCCCTATGAAATCAAACCCCTATGAAATCAAACCCCTATGAAATCAAACCCCTATGAAATCAAACCCCTATGAAATCAAACCCCTATGAAAATGCAGTTCTGCTGGTAGAAAGACGAGTGTCTCTGAGACGAGAATATGATGTAACATCAAATTGCAACATGCAGATTGTTATTATTATCGAAGAAAAATTGCTAACAACATTTCATTTAAACTTGTTAAACAAAAATCTATTAATTTGCCTTCTTCTGAACATCTTGGTGAATAGAAAGCGCCGCTTTCTTTCAACACAAAACCACAGTTCATTATCAGCCTACGGAGCGGATAACACAATGACGCCAACTTCTGTTTGTCTACGCTGATGTGAATTGAAGGGCAAAAGTGAAAAGTTCTTTGTTTGATTTTTCTTTCTCCGTAAATTAATTAaagtgtctttctttctctcctccaccGCTTCCCTCGGGCTCGTTCAACGAGGGAACCGAAGCTCATTTCTGTTGGCTCAGACGTGGCAAAGGAAGTTCTGGAAGTCTGTCTACTCGCCTGTCTATTCAATCGTTTGTTTCGACCCCAGACCACACACTCAAGTCCAGGCGCTTTCTCCCTTTCCAGAAATGTCTAACATTCCACCGTGGCAATGGCACTTGAAGTCTGTCGCCTGCAAACAATCAACAATTGTTTTAAGGTGTTTGGGGAAGTTATGCCCGCAGCCTAAAATATAGCCTGTGTATGAATGGATACTGAGATTGTGTGTTTTATGCGTGATCGACCATCTGAATCATTTTGAATCGTATAGGCTGCCACAGTAAACTATAGCATACTGTAAATACAATCCATTGACAATCTATAAATCGCACTGGGACTCCGAAAACCAGCTCTCCGAGCTGGGTCTGCAGTACCAGTCCCAGTCGTGTGGGGTCGCTGGACAGCCTCTGTGCCATCTAATTTGTCGCCCCACCCGTCCCTGTCCACGTCTGCCCGTCCCGAGAAGCCTCAAAGCAACGTTTTAATAAGCTGCTCCATCTCGACCTCCCAAACGTAGTCTTACTGCTATCTGTATTTTTGCCCTCCCACCACTGCCCTCCATTTCCATGCTCTTACCACTGTGAAACGTCCGACAATAAGGGAACAAGTCGCGTACATAGATTTGTAGCCTTCGACACAGGCGGCGAATTGATGAATGGATGTACAAATAAATGGTGTCAAATCGATAGATGTAGAGATAGcctgagaagaagaaaaaacggtCGAAGGGCTAGAGATGGAGGATGATGGTGATCACAGTGGAGCTGCCTGCCTGTCGGCCACCAGGGCTGAGCAATCAGCCTGGCCACGACAGCCTGTAGCACCCGGCCGATTATTTACCTCTGGCTAATCAATACTGCACTCCCCGAGATAGCCATCAGCGGCACAATCTCTACACCATACTCACACACGCGCGTACGTTGTGTGCTACTGCACTGACATgcgagcacacgcacacacaaggaTCCGACCACAGGCCCATTTTGTTGCTTGAAGACAAACCGCCGTTGTTATTTATAGATACACCATGTTCTCACTCGTCTAGGATGTTTCACTGTCGTCCTTACATGCAGCCACACGTGCAATCCTGCCTCATGACAtgtataagacacacacacacatcctaatGATGTTGAGTCCACCCTGACAGGTGGGAGATggttggcgtgtgtgtgtgtgtgtgtgtgaagccatGTGTGTGTGAAGCCATGAGGGTAGGATGAGTGTAACAGGAGAGGCCAGACAAACGGACACCTCTCCGACCGGATTACAGGCCGTAATGAGTGGCAATGCACATTTAAGCACCATGTGATTCATAAAGGGTCAGGCAGTGCCGCGGTTAAACGAGTCCCCAGGGAAACACAGATGGAAACCCGAGAGTGCTCACTCAGTCAGCGGGAACTCAAGATCAGACAATCAGCCTCCTTCAGGGCCCCGTAGGGGTTTGCACTTTGACCAGCAGTGtaccctcaccccccccccccccccctcagtccACCCTATAGGATTCTGTCAATGTATGCGACAAGCCCCTTACCCCCTACACCCTAAACCCtctaccctacaccctaaaccctCTACCCTTCACCTTATACACTCCTGTCAATGTGTCTGTCTACTGCTCTGCCTCCAGCCCTGTTCTTCCCCTCACCGGATGTTGTTGTCTGGTGAGATACAGAGCTCACTCTTCACGTTATCCATTTGGAAGGCTGTTAGGTATACTGTTCTTGACTGTAACTGGGGTTAAATGGAGCTATAGCCGAGGGCCACAACAGTAGAATCTAAATCTACACTTTAGAACAATGACTATTACTGGTAATGTAAACTGGGCCTTTAGTtttggtaccccccccccccccccccctcagtgcCCCTGTCGTTCTttttttcctccatccctctttctctctctttctttcgctctctccctctctcattctacaGAGCATTTGTTCCTTACGACCATTCTCTCCAACCTCCCTCTGTGTCATGTTTCTCCAGTGAATCTACTGTTTCTCCACTCCCCCCTTCAGTtaagctccctccctccctccctccctccctccctccctccctccctccctccctccctccctccctccctccctccctccctccctccctccctccctccctccctccctccctccctccctccctccctccctccctccatctcagtgCACCTGAGGTCTAattctctctgacctcctcccaagCTATA
This is a stretch of genomic DNA from Salvelinus alpinus chromosome 11, SLU_Salpinus.1, whole genome shotgun sequence. It encodes these proteins:
- the serpinh2 gene encoding LOW QUALITY PROTEIN: serine (or cysteine) peptidase inhibitor, clade H, member 2 (The sequence of the model RefSeq protein was modified relative to this genomic sequence to represent the inferred CDS: inserted 1 base in 1 codon; substituted 1 base at 1 genomic stop codon), which encodes MAQRLSSDPTRLGLVLQTQLGELVFGVPGSPLPLVPTSPSSPPPPPGGDPTSTWALRLYEALRLYEALRLYQALRLYQALRLYQALRLYQALCLYQALRLYQALRLYQALRLYQALHLYQALRLYQALRLYQALRLYEALRLYQALRLYQALRLYEALRLYEALRLYEALRLYEALRLYEALRSLGSKSTPLNTFFSLLLLVTSLGALDGGAGGSTAKQXQDLLKTPEPSRDQGELLSLAGDLRSLYEANRTSFLLQSLSAVFTTKQGDQLSEAFLKENQVRYRLKHQALGQKDPQTQLHAWADGGMGGVEGTLLEGEIQANTGGLILPTGLWEKDFNDETADIRSLLGTKYTKVSMVHHHRTHSGTAGVKGHSLPHLPSVLGLQLCTQHRATTPISRASNPGCQEERKGPRKTLTSSSSKGSFRTPQAIPTGQPQSPKQLSTLGLTEAWDQKAADFSGASVAXGHRERKGLHLGAVLHWASLELGSEAGEGATELGGEKVEKPKLFYADHSFMVLVRDNTTGALLLMGALDQAWGPALHDEL